The following proteins come from a genomic window of Geminicoccaceae bacterium SCSIO 64248:
- a CDS encoding dicarboxylate/amino acid:cation symporter — translation MSTETVPAVSGHGTVWYRHLYVQVLIAITCGILLGHFYPSLGEQMKPLGDAFIKLIKMLIAPIIFCTVVHGIASMEDMKKVGRVGLKALIYFEVLTTAALIIGLAVVNFWQPGVGMNVDPATLDTASIASYTAQAEEQGTVEFLLHIIPTTVVGAFAEGEIIQVLFFAVLFAFALHMLGERGKPLIGIIDQTTHVFFGIVGMVMKVAPIGAFGAMAFTIGKYGVGTLLSLGQLMACFYLTCVLFVVLVLGGVARLAGFSIFQFIRYIKEELLIVLGTSSSESVLPRMMAKMENLGVQKSVVGLVIPTGYSFNLDGTCIYLTMAAIFLAQATNTDLSLAQELGIIAVLLLTSKGAAGVTGSGFIVLAATLASVGHIPVASIALILGVDRFMSEARALTNLVGNGVATLVVARWENAVDVQRMKQHLAQETDDEASSPEKVLA, via the coding sequence GTGAGCACAGAGACAGTTCCGGCCGTGTCCGGTCACGGCACCGTCTGGTATCGTCACCTCTACGTCCAAGTTCTGATCGCGATCACGTGCGGCATTCTGCTCGGTCATTTCTATCCGAGCCTGGGCGAGCAGATGAAGCCTCTGGGCGACGCCTTCATCAAGCTCATCAAGATGCTCATCGCGCCGATCATCTTCTGCACGGTGGTGCATGGCATCGCCAGCATGGAGGACATGAAGAAGGTCGGCCGGGTCGGCCTCAAGGCGTTGATCTATTTCGAGGTGCTGACCACCGCCGCCCTGATCATCGGACTGGCCGTCGTCAATTTCTGGCAGCCGGGCGTCGGCATGAACGTCGATCCCGCGACGCTCGACACCGCGTCGATCGCCAGCTACACCGCGCAGGCGGAGGAGCAGGGCACGGTCGAGTTCCTGCTCCACATCATTCCGACCACCGTGGTCGGCGCCTTCGCCGAAGGCGAGATCATCCAGGTCCTGTTCTTCGCGGTCCTGTTCGCCTTCGCCCTGCACATGCTGGGCGAGCGCGGCAAGCCGCTCATCGGCATCATCGACCAGACCACGCACGTATTCTTCGGCATCGTCGGCATGGTCATGAAGGTCGCGCCGATCGGCGCGTTCGGCGCCATGGCCTTCACCATCGGCAAATACGGCGTCGGCACCCTGCTCTCGCTCGGCCAGCTGATGGCCTGCTTCTACCTTACCTGCGTTCTGTTCGTCGTCCTCGTGCTGGGCGGCGTCGCCCGTCTGGCCGGGTTCAGCATTTTCCAGTTCATCCGCTACATCAAGGAGGAGCTTCTGATCGTGCTCGGCACGTCCTCGTCGGAGTCCGTCCTGCCGCGCATGATGGCGAAGATGGAGAACCTGGGCGTCCAGAAGTCGGTCGTCGGCCTGGTCATCCCGACCGGCTACTCCTTCAATCTCGACGGCACCTGCATTTATCTGACCATGGCCGCCATCTTCCTGGCCCAGGCGACCAACACCGATCTGTCCCTGGCGCAGGAGCTGGGCATCATCGCGGTCCTGCTCCTGACCTCGAAGGGCGCGGCCGGCGTCACCGGCTCGGGCTTCATCGTCCTCGCGGCGACCCTCGCCTCGGTCGGCCACATCCCCGTCGCCAGCATCGCCCTGATCCTGGGCGTCGACCGCTTCATGTCCGAGGCGCGCGCGCTGACCAACCTGGTCGGCAACGGCGTCGCCACCCTGGTCGTGGCGCGCTGGGAGAACGCGGTCGACGTCCAGCGGATGAAGCAGCACCTCGCTCAGGAAACGGACGACGAGGCTTCGTCGCCCGAGAAGGTCCTCGCCTGA
- a CDS encoding MurR/RpiR family transcriptional regulator has product MTGHGRNCLCAHNALPFLCLRLGGLAVPPVCEIGSSGCTRRATRAVFLKGIDFIRFAGDSPDLCRGGMCGFSETGGVAVPDSRAAFPFRSRDAVPADREGDGVARLASIPYSHVQQSDDQSGQIAMPPNDVETPLIGRVQQVAATLTETEQRLVTELMRNPQEIALGTSAAFAARIGAHEATTSRLARKLGFANYAAFRTCLRDEFVQRAAPAQRLSTTLSEAQDKGYLSVLLNEEMAALGRLRDFVTETHIAEASALLDRERVFVFAHGNAKALAVMMDRRLRRMAIGSRVLHGSARDLAEGALALGRDDVLLAFAFRRQPAGYARLIEVARQAGTATLAVSDTLGPSLRPAPDLLLAAPRSGAPEGFQTLTVPMAICNALVLALAARRGPAALRELERLGTLIGRFESEGDAS; this is encoded by the coding sequence GTGACCGGACACGGCCGGAACTGTCTCTGTGCTCACAATGCGCTCCCCTTTTTGTGCTTGAGGCTGGGCGGGCTCGCCGTCCCGCCGGTCTGCGAGATCGGGAGCTCGGGTTGCACTCGCCGTGCCACGCGCGCGGTATTCCTGAAAGGCATTGATTTCATTCGATTTGCGGGGGATTCGCCTGACCTGTGCCGAGGCGGGATGTGCGGTTTTTCGGAAACAGGCGGCGTCGCCGTTCCGGATTCCCGCGCAGCCTTCCCGTTCCGCTCGCGCGACGCGGTCCCGGCCGATCGCGAGGGCGATGGGGTGGCACGGTTGGCGTCCATCCCTTACAGCCACGTGCAGCAGTCGGACGATCAAAGCGGGCAGATTGCGATGCCACCGAACGACGTGGAGACGCCTCTCATCGGGCGCGTTCAGCAGGTCGCGGCGACGTTGACCGAGACCGAGCAGCGGCTCGTCACGGAGCTGATGCGCAACCCGCAGGAGATCGCGCTCGGCACATCGGCTGCGTTCGCGGCGCGGATCGGCGCGCACGAGGCGACGACGTCGCGCCTGGCACGCAAGCTGGGCTTCGCGAACTACGCCGCCTTCCGGACATGCCTGCGAGACGAGTTCGTCCAGCGCGCCGCGCCCGCGCAACGGCTGTCGACGACGCTAAGCGAGGCTCAGGACAAGGGCTATCTCTCCGTCCTTCTAAACGAGGAGATGGCCGCGCTGGGCCGGCTGCGCGACTTCGTGACCGAGACGCACATCGCCGAGGCGAGCGCTCTCCTGGACCGCGAGCGTGTCTTCGTGTTCGCGCACGGCAACGCCAAGGCTCTGGCCGTCATGATGGACCGCAGGCTGCGGCGGATGGCGATCGGCAGCCGCGTCCTGCACGGCAGCGCCCGTGACCTCGCCGAAGGCGCCTTGGCGCTCGGACGCGACGACGTCCTGCTGGCGTTCGCCTTTCGCCGCCAGCCGGCGGGGTATGCCCGGCTTATCGAGGTGGCGCGGCAGGCGGGCACGGCGACCCTTGCCGTTTCCGACACGCTCGGCCCATCGCTGCGGCCGGCGCCGGATCTCCTGCTTGCCGCCCCTCGCTCGGGCGCGCCGGAGGGATTCCAGACGCTGACCGTGCCGATGGCCATCTGCAACGCGCTCGTCCTGGCGCTGGCGGCCAGGCGCGGGCCGGCAGCGCTGAGGGAGCTGGAACGACTCGGAACCCTGATCGGGCGCTTCGAAAGCGAAGGCGACGCAAGTTAA